The Blautia obeum ATCC 29174 region AATATAACATAAATTTTTTTTGAGATAAAGTTTTTTCAAAGAAAAATTAAGCATGCCTTAAAAAAATTGTTCGAAATATTTTTGGATGCATAGATAGTAGTTGATGCTCTGGCGGAAGAATGATATATTTAATATCATAAACAAGGATTTGTTTTTGGGGGTGAAAACTATGAAATATTTATTGAAAAACGGAACGGTTGTAACAGGCGAAAAATCAGAGCAGCTGGACATTCTGGTAGAAGGAGAAAAAATCGTACAGGTTGGGAAAAATCTTCCATCCAAGGATGCACAGGAAATCGATGTCAGTGGGAAACTCCTTTTTCCAGGTTTCATAGATGGTCATACACATTTTGATCTGGAAGTAGCAGGTACAGTAACGGCGGATGATTTTGAGACTGGAACAAAAGCAGCGATTCTCGGGGGAACTACATTTGTCATTGATTATGCATCACAGGATAAGGGTGGACACACTCTGAAGGAAGGTCTTGATAAATGGCATAAGAAGGCAGATGACAAATGTTCCTGTGATTATTCTTTCCATATGTCAATCGTGGAATGGAATGAAAAGACAGAACAGGAAATACAGGACATGATCGATCATGGAATCACCAGTTTCAAACTGTATATGACATATCCGGCAATGATCGTAAATGACTGCGATATGTATAAAATCCTGAAAAAACTTGGAAAATGTGGCTGTTTTGCAGGTGTGCACTGCGAGAATGCAGGCGTGATCGATGCGCTGATCGCAGAAGCAAAAAAAGAGGGAAGACTTGGACCGGAAAATCATCCACTGGTGCGTCCGGATACGATGGAAGCGGAAGCTGTTCACCGTCTGCTCGTGATTGCCAAGGAGGCAGATGCACCGGTGATGGTAGTACATCTTACAAATAAAAAAGCATTTGAAGAAGTTATGCGTGCAAGAGCGAACGGACAGGAAGTATATGCAGAAACATGTCCACAGTATCTGCTACTTGATGATAGTGTGTATGCGAAACCAGATTTTCAGGGAGCTGTTTATGTCTGTGCACCTCCGATTCGCAAAAAAGAAGATCAGGACTGTCTGTGGGAAGCGTTGTCACGAGAAGATATCCAGACAGTAGCTACGGATCAGTGCAGTTTTACACTTGCGCAGAAGGCTCTGGGCAAAGATGATTTTACAAAGATTCCGGGAGGACTTCCGGGAGTTCAGACACGTGGAACATTACTTTATACATATGGGGTAAAAGAAGGCAGGATTACGCAGGAACAGATGTGTAAACTTTTATCCGAAAATCCGGCGAAACTGTATGGCGTTTATCCTCAGAAAGGTGTGCTTGCACCAGAAAGTGATGCAGACATTGTAGTACTGGATCCGGAAAAAGAAAGTGTGATATCTGCTGCCACACATGCTTATAACACTGATAATAATCCATTTGAAGGATTCAGACTGCGCTGCGGAATTGATAAAGTATTTTTAAGAGGTAATCTGGCGGTAGACGATGGTCAGCTGGTAAAAGAAAAACTCGGAAAATATATTGCCAGAGGAAAAAAACAAATGTAAATATTTCTGCTGGAGAGAATACATGAAAAGATTAATTGATAAACTGCATCATGAACAGATGTTGACTGCAGAAGAGTTTCACCGACTTTTGGCGAATCGTTCAGAAGAGACAGACCAGTATGCACGGGAGCTGGCAAATCAGGTCCGGCAGGAAGTGTACGGAAATAAGATTTATGTACGTGGTCTGATCGAATTTACCAATTACTGTAAAAATGACTGCTATTATTGTGGAATCCGTCGGAGCAATCAGAATGCACAGCGTTACAGACTGACGGAAGAAGATATTCTGGAATGCTGCAGGCAGGGATATGAGATTGGTTTTCGTACCTTTGTTCTACAGGGCGGCGAGGACGGCTTTTTTACAGATGACAGGATCGTACAGATCGTACGAAAGATTAAAGAACAATATCCGGATTGCGCACTGACTCTTTCCATAGGAGAAAAATCAGAAGAAAGCTACCGTGCATACAGAGAGGCAGGGGCTGACAGGTATCTGTTACGACATGAAACGGCTGATCCACGTCATTATATGCGGCTTCATCCGCTGGAAATGTCCGGAGAAAACCGCAAAAGCTGTCTTCGGATACTTAAGAAACTGGGCTATCAGACGGGAGCAGGATTCATGGTGGGTTCACCGTTACAGACAGTGGATGACCTCGTGGAAGACTTTTTGTTTCTGAAGGAGCTTGATCCGGAAATGGTTGGAATCGGGCCGTTTATTGCACATCAGGATACCCCATTTTGCAATGAAAGAAGTGGAACGCTGGATGATACACTGTTTTATCTTGCATTGTTGCGTCTGATGCTCCCGAATGTGCTGCTTCCTGCAACGACTGCCCTTGGGACGATTCATCCAAGAGGAAGAGAAATGGGTGTCTTGTCAGGTGCCAATGTTGTGATGCCGAATCTTTCTCCTGTTTCAGTCAGAAAAAAATACATGTTGTATGATGGAAAAATATGCACAGGTGACGAAGCTGCGGAATGCAGAATGTGTCTCAGCAGACGGATGGAGCGGATTGGCTGTGAAGTCGTTACAGACAGAGGAGACTACAAAAAAAGACTTGCATAATATAGCGGAATTGGGGTATAGTGTTGATAGGCTTATGCGTTATAAAGGAGGAAATTATTTCTATGAAGAAATCCAGATTACTGATCGTGCTGGCCGGATTGGCTGTTGTGGCATCCGGATGTGGATATAGCACGGGAGGAGAAGACTCTACTGTGACTGTGATTGAAGCAACTCCGACACCAACCCCGGAACCTACACCAGAAGTAACCCCGACTCCGGAAGCAACACCAACTCCGGCGGTAGAAATGGCTCAGACAGCAAGTGGTGTGAATATCATAAAACAAAGCGGAACTTATTATGCTGTAGAGGGTGTAAACATACGCTCTGACTGCAGTACAGATGCGGATATCATTACAGGAACACTTGTTGGACAGCAGCTGACCAGTACAGGTGTGAGCGAAGATGGACAATGGGTAGAGGTGAGCATCAATGACCAGACAGGTTATGTGAATGCACAGTATGTATCTACAGAAGCTCCGGCAGGAGCTGCCACTGCAGATGCAGCAGCACAGACCACAGCCCAGTAGTAAGATATTTTACAAAAAAGCTGAACTTCAGATCAGAAGTTCAGCTTTTTTTATGTTACTAAGTAACGATATTGAAAGATTATTCCGGATAAGTCAGACGTTCTGGCCTGATATCGTAAAGAACATTTTTCAGATATTTGTCAGCAAGATATTTTGCCATACCGAGATTCATATCCAGATAATTGCCGCAGTCCTTTGCGGAAGCACCCGGAATCTCACCTTCAAAATCCCGGATGAATTCAAACATCTCAGTCATGAGAGGGACGATATCTTTGGATTCATAATCGCCTGCCAGCAGAAGATAGTTTCCAGTGCGGCAGCCCATCGGACCCCAGTAAATTACTTTTGGACCGAATTCAGCATGATTGCGGAGAAA contains the following coding sequences:
- the hydA gene encoding dihydropyrimidinase encodes the protein MKYLLKNGTVVTGEKSEQLDILVEGEKIVQVGKNLPSKDAQEIDVSGKLLFPGFIDGHTHFDLEVAGTVTADDFETGTKAAILGGTTFVIDYASQDKGGHTLKEGLDKWHKKADDKCSCDYSFHMSIVEWNEKTEQEIQDMIDHGITSFKLYMTYPAMIVNDCDMYKILKKLGKCGCFAGVHCENAGVIDALIAEAKKEGRLGPENHPLVRPDTMEAEAVHRLLVIAKEADAPVMVVHLTNKKAFEEVMRARANGQEVYAETCPQYLLLDDSVYAKPDFQGAVYVCAPPIRKKEDQDCLWEALSREDIQTVATDQCSFTLAQKALGKDDFTKIPGGLPGVQTRGTLLYTYGVKEGRITQEQMCKLLSENPAKLYGVYPQKGVLAPESDADIVVLDPEKESVISAATHAYNTDNNPFEGFRLRCGIDKVFLRGNLAVDDGQLVKEKLGKYIARGKKQM
- the hydE gene encoding [FeFe] hydrogenase H-cluster radical SAM maturase HydE — translated: MKRLIDKLHHEQMLTAEEFHRLLANRSEETDQYARELANQVRQEVYGNKIYVRGLIEFTNYCKNDCYYCGIRRSNQNAQRYRLTEEDILECCRQGYEIGFRTFVLQGGEDGFFTDDRIVQIVRKIKEQYPDCALTLSIGEKSEESYRAYREAGADRYLLRHETADPRHYMRLHPLEMSGENRKSCLRILKKLGYQTGAGFMVGSPLQTVDDLVEDFLFLKELDPEMVGIGPFIAHQDTPFCNERSGTLDDTLFYLALLRLMLPNVLLPATTALGTIHPRGREMGVLSGANVVMPNLSPVSVRKKYMLYDGKICTGDEAAECRMCLSRRMERIGCEVVTDRGDYKKRLA
- a CDS encoding SH3 domain-containing protein; this translates as MKKSRLLIVLAGLAVVASGCGYSTGGEDSTVTVIEATPTPTPEPTPEVTPTPEATPTPAVEMAQTASGVNIIKQSGTYYAVEGVNIRSDCSTDADIITGTLVGQQLTSTGVSEDGQWVEVSINDQTGYVNAQYVSTEAPAGAATADAAAQTTAQ
- a CDS encoding S-ribosylhomocysteine lyase translates to MKKIASFTIDHIKLQPGIYVSRKDYLGDQVITTFDIRMTSPNEEPVMNTAELHAMEHLAATFLRNHAEFGPKVIYWGPMGCRTGNYLLLAGDYESKDIVPLMTEMFEFIRDFEGEIPGASAKDCGNYLDMNLGMAKYLADKYLKNVLYDIRPERLTYPE